CTTGTTGGAGGGAAGAATGGTTTGCGTATAATTTCGAGTCTTCACATTTATACTAcctattgttttttttgattaaCTAATGGCTATTGTTGGTGAGGTATGATTTGacctttttgtttgtcttccaAACAAGTTTGTTCTTCTAATGgctaatgtttttctttgcttgtgttTGATCGTGGAGGTTTAAGGCCTTTTTGGAGGGAAGGATGGTTTTTGTGTAACTTCGAGACTTTTCTTTCGTGTGCTCTCAGTCTCAGGTGGTGCATTAAATGGGTAATTCCCTGTTTTAGACTCTCTATttgtcttttttaatatatatatatatatatatatatatatatatatatatatatatataNAACCTGTTATGTCTCAGTTTCTTGAAGGATGCCTTTGATCTGTCGTTGCTCCCTGTTGCCTCTTTGACAGTCTCCTCTTCACCTTTCTTATATTTATACTGTTCACAGATCAGCTAAGTCTTTATTTGCGTGTGTTAGATCGTGGAGGTTCAAGGCCTTGTTGGAGGGAAGGATGGTTTGCGTATAACTTCGAGTCTTCACATACTACCTATTGTTTTTTTGATTAACTAATGGCTATTGTTGGTGAGGTATGATTTGacctttttgtttgtcttccaAACAAGAAGGTTCTTCTAATGgctaatgtttttctttgcttgtgttAGATCGTGGAGGTTCAAGGCCTTTCTGGAGGGAAGGATGGTTTTCGTATAACTTCGAGACTTTTCTTTCGTGTGCTCTCAGTCTCAGGTGGTGCATTAAATGGGTAATTCCCTGTTTTAGACTCTCTTTGTCTGACTCTctatttgtctttgtttttttatatatctcaatGCTCGTTTTATCTTTTGCAATTGCAGCTTCAAGCTTATTTTCTCATGCTTGATGACATCATGGACAACTCTGTCACACAGTGTGCTCAGCCTTGCTGGTTCGGACCGCCAAAGGTTGGTATGATTGCTATTAATTAACGATGGGAGATTTAGAGAAAAGCCTTACTATGTTGACCTCATTGTTCGTGGTTATGCAGGTTTTCGAGGACACGTTTGGAAGACTCGATTTACAAGAATACCTCACAGCCTCCGTATCTTTTCCTGCCTGCCTTAGCTCAGGTTCTTTCTTACTTTGGTACTTCTTCAGATTTTAAGTGCAAGAATTAGTAGTTTGAAACGATTAGGATGAATATGATTGTGATGATGCAAACCTAATCCGTAAGAGGGATGATGCAAAGCCATGGTTCCTTATCTATCCAGAGTAATCTATCTATGGTCTCATTACTCGGCAAGGTTTGTTCTCAGACCTCTATTTTTACTATGCcaaatcctcttctcttctccattgcctATCCCCTGAtgattttcttctctctcaggTTCCGAGCCAGCCAAGCAATGGCCAAGGAGACGGCCTTGTTAGCCTTCAATCAGGTTCTTAAGCTCTCTAAACATGCAGAGGTTTGCTTTTTACATCTTCACATATCGTGTGTTTTAAAGGTCTTTCCGGTTCTTGGTGTGGGTTTAACGGGATCTTTGTTTGCCAACTTCTCTCGTCCAAAGCGTGGGTGGGGATCACAGACAGGTTATGCAACTTTtgctttttaagttttgtttacaATTACAGTTTAGGGTTAATTATTTGTTAACCatgtttcttttcatttttatattgtgTAGCAGCAGATCCGAGATGGTTTTGAAGAATGGACAAGTTTCATTACCTTCAACAGACCATTAATCACAGGAGGAGGTGGTCTTATTTGCGCATTGCCAGACAGTTGCAGGTGAGTTCTCTTATTCGATTTCCACTACTCATTAAtcaggtaagaagaagaaccctttGAGGTATTGTTTCAATCATCCTTCACTAATCACTAATTATATGAGTTCAACTACTTTGATTTTAACCGATTCTTGTTATTGCAGAATAAAAAGCAAGCCTCATGATATATCAAGTTACTCCTACCAAATCAACCACAGAGGTCAACTATTacagtttttggtttaattacaATTACTGTTTTCTAGTTTCACCTGATGTGATGTTGGTGGCTAACAGACTTTTCATGCGACTCttttattctataatttttgttttgcagactCAAGGACATGAATCTATTGCAACCAAGCTTGTGgcaaatttgattacaacacaGTATTGTTCAGACCGTGTCCTTGCTTGTCATCTTTAACCCGGACACAGTCTATGGGCTACTTTGACATTTCATTCGATCATGTTTATGGCCAGGTATAAGTTTCTATCTTAAATTATTGAGTTCCCCTTTTTTCACAATGGATTTTCTTATGGCTAATTGTTTTTCTGCTTGATATTCATGAATAGCCTCTGATACTTGATTACCTAGCAAGTAAGGCCATATCCTCTGATGAATTGGTGGTAGTTTCATCTTGTGTTGGTGGCGTTGCAAGGGCTCCTGCCCTAATCTTTCACCATGCTTCAGGTTTGCAACGTATTTTCTTATCGCTACTTCTTTTGGTTCACTTGTtaaatttgtttggttgatAAAAGGTCAGAGCTGGCTTGTGTACCCCTAGGCCAGTTGCATTAAAGCGTGCTGCTGATATGCCTCCTCTACTTACTGATCAGGTaattactcaattttttttttttttgacaacagtaATAGTCAATTGAAGATGTGTGTTGTTGATTGCTTACTTTTCCTGTTGTCAGCGTGTCCTTGATGCCCTTTCCCCTTCTGTTCATGGCTGAACCTGTGCCATTCCTGGTGC
The sequence above is a segment of the Camelina sativa cultivar DH55 chromosome 10, Cs, whole genome shotgun sequence genome. Coding sequences within it:
- the LOC104716428 gene encoding uncharacterized protein LOC104716428 → MAIVGEIVEVQGLSGGKDGFRITSRLFFRVLSVSGGALNGFKLIFSCLMTSWTTLSHSVLSLAGSDRQRFSRTRLEDSIYKNTSQPPYLFLPALAQSNLSMVSLLGKVPSQPSNGQGDGLVSLQSGLSGSWCGFNGIFVCQLLSSKAWVGITDSSRSEMVLKNGQVSLPSTDH